Proteins from one Stigmatella aurantiaca genomic window:
- a CDS encoding Gfo/Idh/MocA family protein: MSDETTSAPSRRLFMTRSALGLGSVLLAGQAGAQSIPTGPTGRPQPQLETEPPLPAEQQLGWAVVGLGHYAQQYVLPALGRARRSKLVALVSGNAEKARTVAARHGVKASSLYTYETLSRLSKDRDVSVVYIVTPNSSHAELTVKALEAGKHVMCEKPMANSSAECQRMIDAAKAAGRKLMIAYRAHWEPHNVRAREILQAGELGKVWFASSDHHRPLKPSQPRDQWRAKKAIAGGGSLVDIGIYSLNGLQWLLGESPNAVSASMFSPPGDPRFAEIENVFTAELVFPSGARATISSGYTADKKRIDLWGDKQVATLDPATAYQDNRLVVGNAEKSEEVLTAQSSTEQFTGEIDHLSQVIAEGGEVRTPGEMGLRDIRLIEALYRAAGTKRWIELNPDMTMKNG, from the coding sequence ATGTCCGATGAGACGACCTCCGCGCCCTCGCGCCGCCTGTTCATGACCCGCTCGGCCCTCGGCCTGGGCAGTGTGCTCCTCGCGGGCCAGGCCGGGGCGCAGTCCATTCCCACCGGCCCCACGGGCCGGCCTCAGCCCCAGCTCGAAACGGAGCCACCGCTGCCGGCGGAGCAGCAACTGGGCTGGGCCGTGGTGGGGCTGGGCCACTACGCGCAGCAGTATGTGCTGCCGGCCCTGGGCCGCGCGCGCCGGTCCAAGCTGGTGGCGCTGGTGTCCGGCAACGCGGAGAAGGCGCGCACCGTCGCCGCGCGCCACGGCGTGAAGGCCTCCAGCCTCTACACCTACGAGACCCTGTCCCGGCTCTCCAAGGACCGGGACGTGTCGGTGGTCTACATCGTCACCCCCAACTCCTCCCATGCCGAGCTGACGGTGAAGGCGCTGGAGGCGGGCAAGCACGTGATGTGCGAGAAGCCCATGGCCAACTCGTCCGCCGAGTGCCAGCGGATGATCGACGCGGCGAAGGCCGCGGGCCGGAAGCTGATGATCGCCTACCGGGCGCACTGGGAGCCCCACAACGTGCGCGCCCGGGAGATACTCCAGGCCGGTGAGCTGGGCAAGGTCTGGTTCGCCTCGTCGGATCACCACCGTCCGCTCAAGCCTTCCCAGCCCCGTGACCAGTGGCGGGCGAAGAAGGCCATCGCCGGCGGCGGCTCGTTGGTGGACATCGGCATCTATTCGCTCAACGGGCTCCAGTGGCTCCTGGGCGAGAGCCCGAACGCGGTGTCGGCCTCCATGTTCTCGCCGCCGGGAGACCCGCGCTTCGCCGAGATCGAAAACGTCTTCACCGCGGAGCTGGTCTTTCCCTCGGGTGCCCGCGCGACGATCTCGTCCGGCTACACAGCGGACAAGAAGCGGATCGACCTGTGGGGCGACAAGCAGGTGGCGACGTTGGATCCCGCGACCGCCTATCAGGACAACCGGCTGGTGGTGGGCAACGCCGAGAAGTCCGAGGAGGTGCTCACCGCCCAGTCCAGCACCGAGCAGTTCACCGGGGAGATCGACCACCTCTCCCAGGTCATCGCCGAGGGCGGCGAGGTGCGCACCCCCGGCGAGATGGGCCTGCGCGACATCCGGCTCATCGAGGCGCTCTACCGCGCGGCCGGGACGAAGCGCTGGATCGAGCTCAATCCCGATATGACGATGAAGAACGGCTGA
- the moeB gene encoding molybdopterin-synthase adenylyltransferase MoeB, protein MAPSFRDILANTKKEIREVLVEHVKQLLDQRRAFKLIDVREGEEYAAGRLPGALSIPRGFLELRIEEKAARDDELVLYCAGGTRSALAAKTLKDMGYLNVSSMAGGYSRWHDASYPVEKPVVLSAEQKERYRRHLAIPEVGEEGQARLLASKVLLMGVGGLGSPAALYLAAAGVGTLGIIDMDVVDLSNLQRQVIHTRERAGMPKTESALEAIRALNPDVKVLPFQERLTSQNVLRILEPFDLVLDGGDNFPTRYLLNDACVMLKKPNIHGSIYRFEGQVTAFVPGKGPCYRCLYPKPPSPEMAPSCAEAGVLGVLPGIIGLFQATEALKLLLGIGEPLVGRLLNFDALSTHFQQLKIRRDPECPVCREGAQVELIDYEQFCSAVS, encoded by the coding sequence ATGGCCCCCTCCTTTCGAGACATCCTGGCGAACACGAAGAAGGAAATCCGTGAGGTGCTGGTCGAGCACGTCAAGCAGCTGCTCGACCAGCGGCGTGCCTTCAAGCTCATCGATGTCCGCGAAGGGGAGGAGTACGCCGCGGGACGGCTGCCCGGCGCCCTCTCCATTCCCCGCGGCTTTCTGGAGCTGCGCATCGAGGAGAAGGCCGCGCGCGACGACGAGCTGGTGCTCTACTGCGCGGGAGGGACCCGCTCCGCGCTCGCCGCCAAGACCCTGAAGGACATGGGCTACCTGAACGTCTCCTCGATGGCGGGGGGCTACAGCCGCTGGCACGACGCCTCCTACCCCGTGGAGAAGCCGGTGGTGCTGAGCGCCGAGCAGAAGGAGCGCTACCGGCGGCATCTGGCCATCCCCGAGGTCGGTGAGGAGGGCCAGGCGCGCCTCCTGGCCTCGAAGGTGCTGCTCATGGGCGTGGGCGGGCTGGGCTCGCCCGCGGCCCTCTACCTGGCCGCCGCGGGCGTGGGGACGCTCGGCATCATCGACATGGACGTGGTGGACCTCTCGAACCTCCAGCGCCAGGTCATCCACACGCGCGAGCGGGCCGGGATGCCCAAGACGGAGAGCGCCCTGGAGGCCATTCGCGCCCTGAACCCGGACGTGAAGGTGCTCCCGTTCCAGGAGCGGCTGACGTCCCAGAACGTCCTGCGCATCCTCGAGCCCTTTGATCTCGTGCTGGATGGCGGGGACAACTTTCCCACCCGCTACCTGCTCAACGATGCGTGCGTGATGCTCAAGAAGCCGAACATTCACGGCTCCATCTACCGCTTCGAGGGACAGGTGACGGCGTTCGTTCCAGGCAAGGGGCCCTGTTACCGCTGTCTGTACCCGAAGCCGCCTTCGCCCGAGATGGCCCCCTCCTGCGCCGAGGCGGGGGTCCTGGGCGTGCTCCCCGGCATCATCGGCCTGTTCCAGGCCACCGAGGCCCTGAAGCTGCTCCTCGGCATCGGAGAGCCCCTGGTGGGCCGGCTCCTCAACTTCGATGCCCTGAGCACGCACTTCCAGCAGCTCAAGATCCGCCGCGACCCGGAGTGCCCGGTGTGCCGCGAGGGCGCCCAGGTGGAGCTCATCGACTACGAGCAGTTCTGCTCGGCCGTGTCCTGA
- a CDS encoding glutathione peroxidase, producing MSETLYGIPVKRIDGQQAQLAEYVGKVLLVVNVASKCGLTPQYEGLEKLYKSKRAAGLEVLGFPANNFLSQEPGTDAEIQSFCNTQYDVSFPLFSKISVVGPDQHPLYARLTQAAPTATGDGPFRASLQGYGIAPNPKPQVLWNFEKFLVGRDGKVAERFSPDVAADDPRLLAAIDRELAKTA from the coding sequence ATGAGCGAGACCCTCTACGGCATTCCGGTGAAGCGCATCGACGGCCAGCAGGCCCAGCTGGCCGAGTACGTCGGCAAGGTGCTGCTGGTGGTGAACGTGGCCTCCAAGTGCGGCCTGACGCCGCAGTACGAGGGGCTGGAGAAGCTCTACAAGAGCAAGCGCGCCGCTGGGCTGGAGGTGCTGGGCTTCCCGGCCAACAACTTCCTGTCGCAGGAGCCCGGCACGGACGCCGAGATCCAGAGCTTCTGCAATACCCAGTACGACGTCAGCTTCCCGCTGTTCTCGAAGATCTCGGTGGTGGGCCCGGATCAGCACCCGCTGTACGCCCGGCTGACCCAGGCCGCTCCCACCGCGACCGGCGATGGCCCGTTCCGTGCGAGCTTGCAGGGCTATGGCATCGCCCCCAATCCGAAGCCGCAGGTGCTGTGGAACTTCGAGAAGTTCCTGGTCGGCCGCGATGGCAAGGTCGCGGAGCGCTTCTCACCGGACGTCGCCGCGGATGATCCGCGCCTGCTCGCCGCCATTGACCGCGAACTCGCCAAGACCGCCTGA
- a CDS encoding ATP-binding cassette domain-containing protein, with protein sequence MSAALLQVKLKLKRQSELGGFMLSASFQAPAGITVVLGPSGSGKSTLLSALAGLTRPEEGTITVGDEVWLDTERRLERPSHERALSMVFQKSTLFPHLTALGNVTFALDRARSRASRRDEALALLRRMKVEHLAHRYPRHLSGGEAQRVSLARALARPPRLVLLDEPFSALDRQLRHSLAEDVLGHLRRFQVPILFVTHALDEAIQYGQSALLVMNGDVRFHPQATAELCASAMGLRPPGAAQDTAEQNCS encoded by the coding sequence ATGAGCGCGGCCCTCCTCCAGGTGAAGCTGAAGCTGAAGCGCCAATCGGAGCTGGGAGGCTTCATGCTGTCGGCCTCCTTCCAGGCCCCTGCCGGAATCACGGTGGTGCTGGGCCCCTCCGGGTCAGGCAAGAGCACCCTGCTGTCGGCGCTCGCGGGGCTCACGCGGCCCGAGGAGGGGACCATCACCGTGGGAGACGAGGTGTGGCTGGACACGGAGCGCAGGCTCGAACGGCCGAGCCACGAGCGCGCCCTGTCGATGGTCTTCCAGAAGTCCACCCTCTTCCCCCACCTGACGGCCCTGGGCAACGTGACGTTCGCGCTGGACCGCGCGCGCTCCCGGGCAAGCCGCCGCGACGAGGCCCTGGCGCTGCTTCGCCGGATGAAGGTGGAGCACCTGGCCCATCGCTACCCCCGGCACCTGTCCGGAGGCGAGGCACAGCGGGTGAGCCTGGCCCGGGCCCTGGCCCGGCCGCCCCGGCTGGTGCTGCTGGACGAGCCGTTCTCGGCGCTCGACCGGCAACTGCGGCACAGCCTGGCGGAGGACGTGCTGGGACACCTGCGGCGGTTCCAGGTGCCCATCCTCTTCGTGACCCACGCCCTGGACGAAGCCATCCAGTACGGCCAGAGCGCGCTGCTCGTCATGAATGGGGACGTGCGGTTCCACCCCCAGGCCACCGCCGAGCTCTGCGCGTCGGCGATGGGCCTGCGGCCACCCGGCGCCGCTCAGGACACGGCCGAGCAGAACTGCTCGTAG
- a CDS encoding sensor histidine kinase, translating to MMVGSLERGAMGRLEMVLPRTERPTQAQSLRIGGVLALCIVLFYALDVLFLRGFYLPSLLVRVGWALEILLYLWAREKVGERGEAVLTALNSVCCGVCFLWLTYLLGGPSNPFIYLTPALPLVLALAQPRDARPIIYSGLTCSLGTLYLLLFVSHDPMRALAVAGLVASMSFCGAYGAAQFRKTQQALNAMRWEQAHREAQEKLALAELQRAQTEKLAMLGRLAANVMHEINSPLSFVHANVEFLRGALRERLSGQDPEELDSVLKDTFEGLQRIESIVSDLKGFSQMQAEEPSECALVDVVSDAARLAAVRLKHVAQLSVEVPEDLRVFATSGRLAQVVLNLLVNAGDALEQARVREGRVWVKGMRVRGRVILRVEDNGPGFSPGVLPHIFDAFFTTKDRDKGTGLGLAISREMAERFGGTLRAENRPEGGARMILELPLPQ from the coding sequence ATGATGGTCGGATCCCTGGAGCGGGGCGCGATGGGACGCCTGGAGATGGTGTTGCCGCGCACCGAGCGTCCCACGCAGGCGCAGTCCCTGCGGATTGGTGGCGTGCTCGCCCTGTGCATCGTGTTGTTCTACGCGCTGGATGTGCTGTTCCTGCGAGGCTTCTACTTGCCCTCGCTGCTGGTGCGTGTGGGCTGGGCCCTGGAGATCCTGCTCTACCTCTGGGCACGGGAGAAGGTGGGCGAGCGGGGCGAGGCGGTGCTCACGGCCCTGAACAGCGTTTGCTGCGGCGTGTGCTTCCTGTGGCTCACGTACCTGCTCGGGGGGCCTTCCAACCCGTTCATCTATCTGACCCCGGCGCTGCCGCTGGTCCTGGCGCTCGCGCAGCCCCGGGATGCGCGGCCCATCATCTATTCGGGGCTCACGTGCTCCCTGGGGACGCTGTACCTGTTGCTGTTCGTCTCGCACGATCCCATGCGCGCGCTGGCCGTGGCGGGCCTGGTGGCGTCGATGAGCTTCTGTGGCGCCTATGGCGCGGCGCAGTTCCGAAAGACGCAGCAGGCCCTCAATGCGATGCGCTGGGAGCAGGCCCATCGCGAAGCGCAGGAGAAGCTGGCGCTGGCCGAGCTGCAGCGGGCGCAGACGGAGAAGCTGGCCATGCTGGGCCGCCTGGCCGCCAACGTCATGCACGAGATCAACAGCCCCCTGTCCTTCGTGCACGCCAACGTGGAGTTCCTGCGCGGGGCGCTGCGTGAGCGGCTGTCCGGCCAGGACCCCGAGGAGCTGGACTCCGTGCTGAAGGACACGTTCGAGGGGCTTCAGCGCATCGAGAGCATCGTGTCCGACCTGAAGGGCTTCTCCCAGATGCAGGCGGAGGAGCCCTCGGAGTGTGCGCTGGTGGATGTGGTGTCGGACGCGGCGCGGCTGGCGGCGGTGCGGCTCAAGCACGTGGCGCAGCTGTCGGTGGAGGTGCCCGAGGACCTGCGGGTCTTCGCCACCTCGGGGCGGCTCGCGCAGGTGGTGCTCAACCTGCTGGTGAACGCGGGGGATGCGCTGGAGCAGGCCCGGGTGCGCGAAGGGCGCGTGTGGGTGAAGGGCATGCGGGTGAGGGGCCGGGTGATTCTCCGCGTGGAGGACAATGGCCCGGGGTTCTCTCCCGGGGTGTTGCCGCACATCTTCGATGCCTTCTTCACCACCAAGGACCGGGACAAGGGAACGGGCCTGGGCCTGGCCATCTCGCGTGAGATGGCCGAGCGCTTCGGCGGCACGCTGCGCGCGGAGAACCGTCCGGAAGGCGGCGCCCGGATGATCCTGGAGCTGCCCCTGCCGCAGTGA
- a CDS encoding CPBP family intramembrane glutamic endopeptidase, giving the protein MGVTVLTLTVLLLVDTYINTLPFLRLLPRPFRLWTWQSAQVLVCLLAVALLHRLRPRAALLELGLGPLTSRALGFCAAAVLPMVLTYGAAAGFQVHLSWSDWVTQAVTAPLAEEVLYRGYVLGQLQRRAGWSFWGAALVGLAPFALGHLYQSVRAGHGLWGVAGVLAITGLGHLFFAWMLERWGDLWVPIGMHALMNLSWDAFDVDATALGGTQANVARFATVGLAIGLTLVLRRGQPGWGETPPVSRSSSSYRD; this is encoded by the coding sequence GTGGGAGTGACCGTCCTCACCCTGACGGTGCTCCTCCTCGTCGATACGTACATCAACACCCTGCCCTTCCTGCGCCTGCTGCCCCGCCCTTTCCGGCTGTGGACCTGGCAGAGCGCCCAGGTGCTGGTCTGCCTGTTGGCGGTCGCGCTCCTGCACCGGCTGCGGCCCCGGGCGGCGCTGCTCGAGCTGGGCCTGGGCCCGCTCACCAGCCGGGCGCTGGGCTTCTGCGCCGCCGCGGTGCTGCCCATGGTTCTCACTTATGGCGCCGCCGCGGGCTTCCAGGTGCACCTGAGCTGGAGCGACTGGGTGACCCAGGCGGTGACGGCCCCCCTCGCGGAGGAGGTCCTGTACCGGGGCTATGTGCTTGGCCAGTTGCAGCGCCGGGCGGGCTGGTCCTTCTGGGGCGCGGCGCTGGTGGGGCTGGCCCCCTTCGCGCTCGGGCACCTCTACCAGAGCGTCCGCGCGGGGCATGGCCTGTGGGGGGTGGCCGGGGTGCTGGCCATCACCGGCCTGGGCCACCTGTTCTTCGCGTGGATGCTGGAGCGCTGGGGGGACCTGTGGGTGCCCATCGGCATGCACGCCCTGATGAACCTGTCCTGGGATGCGTTCGACGTGGACGCCACCGCCCTGGGCGGCACGCAGGCCAACGTGGCGCGCTTCGCCACGGTGGGGCTCGCCATCGGGCTGACGCTGGTCCTGCGGCGGGGCCAACCGGGCTGGGGGGAGACGCCTCCCGTCAGCCGTTCTTCATCGTCATATCGGGATTGA